The Micromonospora sp. WMMD961 genome has a segment encoding these proteins:
- a CDS encoding YciI family protein, with protein sequence MFILELSFGDEPDRLAARPAHRERLQALRQEGRLVMAGPFSDDSGALLIFDVADAEAFAAILAEDPYYRTPGVTIVGQREWSPIVG encoded by the coding sequence GTGTTCATCTTGGAGCTGTCCTTCGGCGACGAACCCGACCGGCTGGCCGCCCGGCCCGCGCACCGGGAACGTCTCCAGGCTCTGCGTCAGGAGGGCCGCCTGGTCATGGCCGGGCCATTCTCCGACGACTCGGGCGCGCTCCTGATCTTCGACGTCGCGGACGCCGAGGCGTTCGCCGCCATCCTCGCTGAGGACCCGTATTACCGCACCCCCGGGGTGACGATCGTCGGCCAACGGGAGTGGTCACCGATCGTCGGCTAG
- the mdlC gene encoding benzoylformate decarboxylase, protein MATVRDATYDVLRTLGMTTVFGNPGSTEEPFLQDFPADFHYVHALHEATAVAMADGYAQASGAPAHVNLHTAPGTGNGMGNLVTAWHNKTPLIVSAGQQTREMLLLEPRLTNRRPTELPQPYVKWAYEPARAQDIPAAVLRAYATAVQPPAGPVFLSLPMDDWAQPADPPPAPRSVATRFAPDPERLDEFARILAGSRNPVLVYGPGVDRSGSWSTAVALAERLAAPVWSAPAPERAVFPEDHPHFRGVLPYAIGPLADALRGHDTVLVVGAPVFRYYPYVPGGHLPDGARLLHVTDDPDEAARAPVGDSLLGDPGLTLAALAERVPPADRPPPAPRAAPAPPEVTTPLSADALFAALAAHWPTDGVLVQESPSNLSALRRQLRVNRPASYFTMASGGLGYGLPAAIGVALAERDTGRGRPVVAVIGDGSFHYSVQALWTAARLALPVVVVVPVNKQYAILKAFAELKDTPGVPGLDLPGLDIIAIAAGYGCATEVVETPDQLGVALAAGLRADRPTVLPVPISTDVPSIL, encoded by the coding sequence ATGGCAACGGTCCGGGACGCGACGTACGACGTGCTCCGCACCCTCGGCATGACCACGGTCTTCGGCAACCCCGGCTCTACCGAGGAGCCGTTCCTCCAGGACTTCCCCGCCGACTTCCACTACGTCCACGCGCTGCACGAGGCGACCGCGGTGGCGATGGCCGACGGGTACGCCCAGGCCAGCGGTGCGCCTGCCCACGTCAACCTGCACACCGCGCCGGGCACCGGCAACGGCATGGGCAACCTGGTCACCGCCTGGCACAACAAGACCCCGCTGATCGTCAGCGCCGGCCAGCAGACCCGGGAGATGCTGCTGCTCGAACCCCGACTGACCAACCGTCGCCCCACCGAGCTGCCCCAGCCGTACGTCAAGTGGGCCTACGAGCCCGCGCGGGCGCAGGACATCCCGGCGGCGGTGCTGCGGGCGTACGCGACAGCGGTGCAACCACCCGCCGGCCCGGTCTTCCTCTCGCTGCCGATGGACGACTGGGCCCAGCCGGCCGACCCACCGCCCGCGCCACGTTCGGTGGCCACCCGCTTCGCACCGGACCCGGAGCGGTTGGACGAGTTCGCCCGGATCCTCGCCGGCAGCCGCAACCCGGTGCTGGTGTACGGCCCGGGGGTGGACCGCTCCGGGAGTTGGTCGACCGCGGTCGCGCTGGCCGAGCGGCTGGCCGCACCGGTCTGGTCGGCCCCCGCCCCCGAGCGGGCCGTGTTCCCCGAGGACCACCCGCACTTCCGCGGGGTGCTGCCGTACGCGATCGGGCCGCTGGCCGACGCGCTGCGTGGCCACGACACGGTGCTGGTCGTCGGCGCGCCGGTGTTCCGCTACTACCCGTACGTGCCCGGCGGGCACCTCCCCGACGGCGCCCGGCTGCTCCACGTCACCGACGACCCCGACGAGGCCGCCCGCGCCCCGGTCGGGGACAGCCTGCTCGGCGACCCGGGGTTGACCCTGGCCGCGCTGGCCGAACGGGTGCCACCGGCCGACCGGCCACCGCCCGCGCCGCGGGCGGCACCGGCGCCGCCCGAGGTCACCACCCCGCTGAGCGCCGACGCCCTGTTCGCCGCGCTGGCCGCGCACTGGCCGACGGACGGCGTGCTGGTCCAGGAGTCACCCTCCAATCTGTCCGCGCTGCGCCGCCAGCTCCGGGTCAACCGCCCGGCGTCGTACTTCACGATGGCCAGTGGCGGTCTCGGCTACGGCCTGCCGGCCGCGATCGGGGTGGCCCTCGCCGAGCGGGACACCGGGCGTGGGCGACCGGTGGTGGCGGTGATCGGTGACGGCTCGTTCCACTACTCGGTACAGGCGCTGTGGACCGCCGCGCGTCTCGCCCTGCCGGTGGTGGTCGTCGTCCCGGTCAACAAGCAGTACGCGATCCTCAAGGCGTTCGCCGAGCTGAAGGACACTCCCGGGGTGCCCGGCCTGGACCTGCCCGGCTTGGACATCATCGCGATCGCGGCCGGATACGGCTGCGCGACCGAGGTGGTGGAGACCCCCGACCAGCTCGGCGTCGCGCTCGCCGCCGGGTTGCGGGCCGACCGACCCACCGTGTTGCCCGTACCGATCAGCACCGACGTGCCGAGCATCCTCTGA
- a CDS encoding YqgE/AlgH family protein: MQGEGQAIGGRAMESMTGRLLVATPALKDPNFDRTVVLLVAHEPGGALGVVLNRATEVPVADVLGDWSDLARHPAVLFEGGPVQPDSAICLARMRHPMRRLKGFHQVSGAVGTIDLSVDPERLREGIGGIRVFAGYSGWGGGQLEQEIADGSWFVLDALPGDAFVDRPDDLWPMVLRRQGGMMAAVAHFPPDVALN, encoded by the coding sequence ATGCAGGGAGAGGGCCAGGCGATCGGCGGACGGGCGATGGAGTCGATGACCGGGCGGCTGCTGGTCGCGACTCCGGCGCTCAAGGACCCGAACTTCGACCGTACGGTGGTGCTGCTGGTCGCCCACGAGCCGGGCGGTGCGCTCGGCGTGGTGTTGAACCGCGCCACTGAGGTGCCGGTGGCCGACGTGCTCGGCGACTGGAGTGACCTGGCCCGCCACCCGGCGGTGCTGTTCGAGGGCGGCCCGGTGCAGCCCGACTCGGCCATCTGCCTGGCCCGCATGCGACACCCGATGCGTCGGCTCAAGGGCTTCCACCAGGTCTCCGGGGCGGTCGGCACGATCGACCTCTCGGTCGATCCGGAGCGGCTGAGGGAGGGCATCGGCGGCATCCGGGTCTTCGCCGGCTACTCGGGCTGGGGCGGCGGCCAGTTGGAGCAGGAGATCGCCGACGGTTCCTGGTTCGTGCTGGACGCGCTGCCCGGTGACGCCTTCGTCGACCGGCCCGACGACCTGTGGCCGATGGTGCTGCGCCGGCAGGGCGGGATGATGGCCGCCGTCGCGCACTTCCCCCCGGACGTGGCGCTCAACTGA
- a CDS encoding HAMP domain-containing sensor histidine kinase produces the protein MSFEDTMLRRARVRVSMLVGLTITALLALGAAISYATLLHSQHEQIERELTYGAVHGTIDGPPGCNWIILYDGGSIDSGRNPPPPGFPLRSAIDAVALDRQVRSDKISRNGTTYYVRTQPRGTGVVQAVFDARFQLSDRRHLLAAFLLAAMVGIAAAVLTGIIVGRRAVAPLAEALNRQRRFVADASHELRTPIAQVHTRAQLLARRAGADRADYDRLIQTTRRLGEIVDELLLSARLAAMPADRHPSEPVDLARLAAEAVDCEADRAAEQGVQVHLTVPDAPVLVPGVASALRRVVGELLANALTHTPPGGRIDVTLRTSRRDADLVVTDSGAGFDPADARHLFDRFHRGAGAKDRRFGLGLALLREVVTSHGGTISTDSWPGAGATFTVRLPTISPRLSPAGASPAA, from the coding sequence GTGAGCTTCGAGGACACCATGCTGCGCCGGGCCAGGGTGCGGGTCAGCATGCTCGTCGGGCTCACCATCACCGCGCTGCTCGCCCTGGGCGCCGCCATCTCCTACGCCACACTGCTGCACAGTCAGCACGAACAGATCGAACGGGAGCTCACCTACGGTGCGGTCCACGGCACGATCGACGGGCCGCCGGGCTGCAACTGGATCATCCTGTACGACGGCGGCAGCATCGACTCGGGCCGGAACCCGCCACCTCCGGGCTTCCCACTGCGGTCCGCCATCGACGCGGTGGCCCTCGACCGTCAGGTTCGCAGCGACAAGATCAGCCGCAACGGCACTACCTACTACGTCCGCACCCAGCCGCGCGGCACCGGCGTCGTGCAAGCGGTGTTCGACGCCCGCTTCCAACTCTCCGACCGGCGTCACCTGCTCGCCGCCTTCCTCCTCGCCGCGATGGTCGGCATCGCCGCGGCGGTACTCACGGGCATCATCGTCGGCCGCCGAGCCGTGGCACCGCTCGCCGAGGCGCTCAACCGGCAACGCCGCTTCGTCGCCGACGCCAGCCACGAGTTGCGCACCCCCATCGCCCAGGTCCACACCCGCGCCCAGCTACTGGCCCGCCGCGCCGGCGCCGACCGCGCCGACTACGACCGCCTGATCCAGACCACCCGCCGCCTCGGCGAGATCGTCGACGAACTCCTGCTCTCCGCCCGCCTCGCCGCCATGCCAGCCGACCGGCACCCCTCCGAGCCCGTCGACCTGGCTCGTCTCGCCGCCGAGGCCGTCGACTGCGAGGCCGACCGCGCCGCGGAGCAGGGTGTCCAGGTACACCTGACCGTCCCGGACGCTCCGGTCCTCGTCCCCGGAGTCGCCTCGGCCCTACGCCGCGTGGTCGGCGAGTTGCTCGCCAACGCCCTCACCCACACCCCGCCCGGCGGCCGCATCGACGTCACCCTCCGCACCTCCCGCCGCGACGCGGACCTGGTGGTCACGGACAGCGGAGCCGGGTTCGACCCCGCCGACGCGAGGCACCTCTTCGACCGCTTCCACCGCGGCGCCGGGGCCAAGGACCGGCGTTTCGGTTTGGGCCTGGCCCTCCTGCGCGAGGTGGTCACCAGCCACGGCGGGACGATCTCCACCGACAGTTGGCCCGGTGCCGGCGCGACCTTCACTGTCCGTCTACCGACGATTTCGCCACGGCTGTCCCCAGCGGGTGCGAGCCCAGCGGCGTGA